A region from the Corylus avellana chromosome ca7, CavTom2PMs-1.0 genome encodes:
- the LOC132188683 gene encoding uncharacterized protein LOC132188683 yields MAELFIKQAENYAEGRPSYPPELFEFIASKTSCKDLAWDVGTGSGQAAQSLAGMYKNVIATDTSPKQLSFAPKLPNITYQQTPSTMSIAELESKVAPQSSVDVVTIAQAFHWFDLPNFYQQVKWILKKPHGVIAAWCYTVPEVNDSVDSVFKPYYGITVEPYWEPARKLVDDKYRSIHFPFEPVDGVDHTGPFEFVAEKLMDLDHYFTYLKSWSAYQTAREKGVELLSDDVVEDFKRAWNEDGKDHKVVKFPIYLRIGRVGNT; encoded by the exons atggcAGAATTGTTCATTAAACAGGCGGAGAATTACGCGGAAGGTCGGCCTAGTTACCCTCCAGAATTGTTTGAATTCATTGCTTCCAAGACATCCTGTAAAGACCTTGCATGGGACGTCGGCACCGGCAGCGGTCAGGCTGCTCAATCT CTAGCTGGGATGTACAAGAATGTGATAGCCACAGATACAAGCCCAAAACAGCTGTCTTTTGCTCCAAAGCTACCCAATATAACATACCAGCAAACCCCTTCCACCATGTCTATAGCCGAGCTTGAAAGCAAAGTTGCTCCTCAATCAAGCGTGGATGTTGTGACGATTGCTCAGGCCTTCCACTGGTTCGATCTCCCTAATTTCTACCAACAAGTGAAATGGATACTCAAAAAACCTCATGGTGTCATAGCTGCATGGTGCTACACCGTGCCAGAAGTCAATGACTCGGTCGACTCGGTCTTCAAACCCTATTATGGTATTACTGTAGAACCCTATTGGGAGCCGGCGCGTAAATTAGTGGACGACAAGTATAGGAGCATCCATTTTCCGTTTGAGCCAGTGGATGGAGTTGATCACACTGGGCCATTTGAGTTTGTAGCTgaaaaattgatggatttagATCATTATTTTACTTACTTAAAATCATGGTCAGCGTATCAGACGGCGAGGGAGAAGGGTGTGGAGCTTTTGAGCGATGATGTGGTTGAGGATTTTAAGCGTGCTTGGAATGAAGATGGAAAAGATCATAAGGTTGTGAAGTTTCCTATTTATCTGAGGATTGGAAGAGTTGGGAATAcgtaa